In one Trichosurus vulpecula isolate mTriVul1 chromosome 8, mTriVul1.pri, whole genome shotgun sequence genomic region, the following are encoded:
- the LOC118827902 gene encoding ubiquitin-conjugating enzyme E2 D3-like, with product MFHWQATMGPNDSPYQGGVFFLTIHFPTDYPFKTPKVAFTTRIYHPNINSNGSICLDILRSQWSPALTISKVLLSICSLLCDPNPDDPLVPEIARIYKTDR from the coding sequence ATGTTTCATTGGCAAGCCACAATGGGGCCTAATGACAGCCCATATCAAGGTGGTGTATTCTTTTTGACAATTCATTTCCCTACAGACTACCCCTTCAAAACACCTAAGGTTGCATTTACAACAAGAATTTATCATCCAAACATTAATAGTAATGGCAGCATTTGTCTCGATATTCTAAGATCACAGTGGTCTCCTGCTTTAACtatttctaaagttcttttaTCCATTTGTTCGCTGCTATGTGATCCAAATCCAGATGACCCCTTAGTGCCAGAGATTGCACGGATCTATAAAACAGACAGATAA